A region from the bacterium genome encodes:
- a CDS encoding dTDP-4-dehydrorhamnose 3,5-epimerase family protein produces MIEGVKIKKLNVIPDERGRLMEILRCDDEMFEKFGQVYLTTVYPGVVKAWHSHKYQNDNIAVVKGMLKLVMFDLREGSKTYGLINEFFIGEHNPLLIHIPAGVYHGFKGISEEETLVINIPTQPYNYKEPDELRLPFDTDKIPYNWERRNY; encoded by the coding sequence ATGATAGAAGGGGTGAAGATAAAAAAACTGAATGTTATACCTGATGAGAGAGGACGGCTGATGGAGATTTTAAGGTGTGATGATGAGATGTTTGAAAAGTTCGGGCAGGTCTATCTTACAACTGTATATCCTGGTGTTGTAAAAGCATGGCACTCACATAAATACCAGAATGATAATATCGCAGTGGTGAAAGGGATGTTGAAACTTGTAATGTTTGATTTAAGAGAAGGAAGTAAAACATATGGGTTGATAAACGAGTTTTTCATAGGTGAGCATAATCCCTTGCTTATCCATATCCCCGCAGGTGTTTATCATGGATTTAAGGGAATAAGCGAAGAAGAGACACTGGTAATAAATATCCCCACACAGCCATATAATTATAAAGAACCTGATGAACTACGGCTTCCT